A single region of the Rhodococcus sp. W8901 genome encodes:
- a CDS encoding threonine/serine ThrE exporter family protein, giving the protein MRRFAASIGSLVKDRRATVDSVTAAPTPLQPIDLTDDARVAEVLDLAVRVGEVLLASGTAAMDTATQVKFIAATYGLAQCDVDVTYNSIVVSAHRGPLIPPAGTMRIVHYRSMDFTRLAAADRLTRRIRLEAITPAQAHAALDAIVSAPHPYNRWIATLGWAGLAAAVAVLLGGGPLIMAVAFLTTVVIDRVNRVLNRFGLPYFFQQMMGGLIAAAPATALYTVQDHLGVVIRPSQVIAAGVVVLLSGLSLVGSVQDAITGAPITAAARFFEVVMMTGGIIAGVALSLRVASALGADLPVISNAAQPDLTQLPVKVAAGALASMFYALACYAERRALTAAGLGGAAGLLFFVIAQSVGIGPVISSAIAATVVGFAGGLMARRALTPPLVVAVAGITPLLPGLSLYRGLYALLNDELIIGLSALLSAFGIGCALAAGVTLGEWGARTLRRPPRMRRNAIVRRNTTLRRPRFGRRSVVMSDSVPDSVTQ; this is encoded by the coding sequence GTGCGCAGGTTTGCAGCGTCGATCGGCAGTCTCGTCAAGGACCGCCGGGCGACGGTCGACTCGGTCACCGCCGCGCCGACCCCGCTGCAGCCGATCGACCTCACCGACGATGCGCGAGTGGCCGAAGTGCTCGATCTCGCGGTCCGGGTCGGCGAGGTGCTGCTCGCATCCGGCACCGCCGCGATGGACACCGCCACACAGGTGAAGTTCATCGCGGCGACCTACGGGCTGGCGCAGTGTGACGTGGACGTCACCTACAACTCGATCGTGGTCTCCGCGCACCGCGGTCCGCTGATCCCGCCGGCGGGCACGATGCGCATCGTGCACTACCGGTCGATGGACTTCACCCGCCTCGCCGCCGCGGACCGCCTGACGCGGCGGATCCGCCTCGAGGCGATCACCCCCGCGCAGGCGCACGCCGCGCTCGACGCGATCGTCTCCGCGCCGCACCCCTACAACCGGTGGATCGCGACGCTGGGCTGGGCCGGACTGGCGGCCGCGGTGGCCGTGCTGCTCGGCGGTGGTCCGCTCATCATGGCCGTCGCGTTCCTCACCACCGTCGTCATCGACCGCGTCAACCGGGTCCTCAACCGCTTCGGCCTTCCGTACTTCTTCCAACAGATGATGGGTGGACTGATCGCGGCGGCGCCGGCGACCGCGCTGTACACGGTCCAGGACCACCTGGGGGTCGTCATCAGACCCTCCCAGGTCATCGCCGCCGGTGTGGTGGTGCTGCTGTCCGGGCTGTCGCTGGTCGGCTCGGTGCAGGACGCGATCACGGGGGCTCCGATCACGGCGGCCGCCCGGTTCTTCGAGGTCGTGATGATGACGGGAGGCATCATTGCCGGCGTCGCGTTGTCGCTGCGGGTGGCGTCGGCGCTGGGGGCGGACCTGCCGGTGATCAGCAACGCCGCGCAACCGGACCTCACACAGCTTCCGGTCAAGGTGGCCGCGGGCGCGCTGGCTTCTATGTTCTACGCGCTGGCCTGCTACGCCGAGCGTCGGGCACTCACAGCGGCCGGACTGGGCGGCGCCGCCGGGCTCCTCTTCTTCGTGATTGCCCAGAGCGTGGGTATCGGCCCGGTCATCTCGTCCGCGATCGCGGCGACGGTGGTCGGTTTCGCGGGTGGCCTGATGGCACGCCGCGCCCTGACACCGCCACTCGTGGTCGCGGTCGCGGGCATCACCCCGCTGTTGCCCGGTCTGTCGCTCTACCGGGGTTTGTACGCGCTGCTGAACGACGAACTGATCATCGGGCTGAGCGCCTTGCTGTCCGCGTTCGGCATCGGGTGTGCGCTGGCGGCGGGGGTCACGCTCGGAGAATGGGGCGCCCGGACGCTACGGCGGCCGCCCCGGATGCGCCGGAATGCGATAGTTCGCCGAAACACGACACTGCGCCGTCCGAGGTTCGGACGACGCAGCGTCGTGATGAGCGATTCGGTGCCCGATTCCGTGACGCAGTAG
- a CDS encoding nuclear transport factor 2 family protein: MRISEIATVLAWHDALNSSDIDTLLAVSSDDIDIAGEEGAAQGLTVLREWASSSGLTLVPGRMFMHDGVIVVEEQATWASQPDQSKTVATAFRVVNDQVTTVFRHDTLEEALEATDLSEKDLVTDI; this comes from the coding sequence ATGCGCATCTCGGAGATCGCCACTGTCCTCGCGTGGCACGACGCTCTCAACTCGTCCGACATCGACACTCTCCTCGCGGTCTCGAGTGACGACATCGACATCGCCGGGGAGGAGGGCGCGGCGCAGGGGCTCACGGTGCTCCGAGAATGGGCCTCATCGTCCGGCCTTACACTGGTTCCCGGCCGGATGTTCATGCACGACGGGGTGATCGTCGTCGAGGAGCAGGCCACCTGGGCTTCTCAGCCGGACCAGTCGAAGACCGTGGCGACCGCCTTCCGTGTCGTGAACGACCAGGTGACCACCGTCTTCCGGCACGACACCCTCGAAGAGGCACTGGAGGCCACCGATCTCAGCGAGAAGGATCTCGTCACCGACATCTGA
- a CDS encoding zf-HC2 domain-containing protein — MTSEHCRQTRPLLGMYALGHLDGRETVALRAHLDGCPDCRSELRQLAPVAAALSEADPDRLAEPPPLPPPTLPDTIFGALDRERGRQRYRRIGLVAAAAVIAVGLVTAGFLLRGATAGGPPGQAVAFTALSPGVEASARVENRAWGTGISLDVTGLPQGGTYNVWLQRPDGSRMNAGSFIAGGDRTMSMQLAVALPMSDATTLGISAPGNDHVLLQAPLHP, encoded by the coding sequence GTGACCAGTGAGCACTGCCGGCAGACGCGTCCCCTGCTGGGGATGTACGCGCTGGGGCACCTCGACGGCCGCGAGACCGTCGCGCTGCGCGCCCACCTGGACGGATGTCCGGACTGCCGCTCCGAGCTGCGCCAGCTGGCGCCCGTCGCGGCGGCCCTGTCCGAGGCCGACCCGGATCGGCTCGCCGAGCCGCCGCCACTGCCGCCACCGACTCTGCCCGACACGATCTTCGGAGCCCTCGACCGCGAACGCGGACGGCAGCGGTACCGCCGGATCGGACTGGTCGCCGCGGCCGCCGTGATCGCCGTGGGCCTGGTGACCGCAGGGTTCCTGCTCCGCGGCGCCACCGCGGGCGGTCCGCCCGGACAGGCCGTGGCGTTCACCGCGCTGTCCCCGGGAGTGGAGGCGTCCGCACGGGTGGAGAACCGGGCCTGGGGAACCGGCATCAGCCTCGACGTCACCGGACTCCCGCAAGGGGGCACCTACAACGTCTGGCTGCAGCGCCCGGACGGAAGTCGCATGAATGCAGGCAGTTTCATCGCGGGCGGCGATCGGACGATGTCGATGCAACTGGCGGTGGCACTACCGATGTCGGACGCGACGACGCTCGGAATCAGCGCCCCCGGCAACGACCACGTGCTCCTCCAGGCGCCACTGCACCCCTGA
- a CDS encoding sigma-70 family RNA polymerase sigma factor, translated as MRLRRSRRQTDESVGSLADGTVLRAAYDDHGGELFALAYRSLGDRGRAEEAVQETFLRAWRGADRYDPRRSTVRTWLYAICRNVVIDASRALAARPRLADAEPPDLPTAERPLEQLLVGLQLEEALRRLSDQHRFVLVEIHLRDRPAAEVAAQLGIPVGTVRSRVYYGLKALRLVLEEMGWHGDQ; from the coding sequence GTGCGGCTACGCAGGTCGCGTCGGCAAACGGACGAGTCGGTCGGCAGTTTGGCCGACGGCACGGTGTTGCGGGCCGCGTACGACGACCACGGCGGCGAACTCTTCGCCCTGGCCTACCGCTCGCTCGGGGACCGGGGACGCGCGGAAGAGGCTGTCCAGGAGACGTTTCTCCGGGCCTGGCGCGGCGCCGACCGATACGACCCGCGGCGCTCGACGGTCCGGACGTGGCTGTACGCCATCTGCCGCAACGTCGTCATCGACGCAAGTCGTGCCCTCGCCGCCCGCCCACGCCTGGCCGACGCCGAGCCCCCGGACCTGCCGACGGCGGAACGACCGCTCGAACAACTCCTCGTGGGACTGCAGTTGGAGGAGGCGCTGCGACGGCTGTCCGATCAGCATCGGTTCGTGCTCGTGGAGATCCATCTGCGCGATCGTCCCGCCGCCGAGGTCGCGGCACAACTGGGCATACCCGTGGGCACCGTCCGCAGTCGCGTGTACTACGGGCTGAAGGCACTGAGACTCGTACTGGAGGAAATGGGGTGGCACGGTGACCAGTGA
- a CDS encoding COG4315 family predicted lipoprotein, with product MKSKKSIIAAVCAGTALVLTSGCGANTDEQVAAPATVSTSTAPAVTSTTAAPTGGLEIGTAETALGTVLTDGDGFTLYRFDEDVPGAIKCTGQCAEIWPPAIGAPQAAGPLSGALGTAARPDGATQATYDGQPLYRFAKDTAPGQTSGDGVKGTWHVVRVDTADE from the coding sequence ATGAAGTCCAAGAAGTCGATCATTGCCGCGGTCTGTGCCGGTACCGCCCTCGTATTGACGTCGGGGTGCGGCGCGAACACCGACGAGCAGGTGGCCGCCCCCGCGACGGTCAGCACGAGCACCGCGCCGGCGGTGACGAGCACTACCGCTGCGCCGACGGGCGGCCTCGAGATCGGCACCGCCGAGACCGCGCTCGGCACCGTGCTGACCGATGGCGACGGCTTCACCCTCTATCGATTCGACGAGGACGTGCCGGGCGCCATCAAGTGCACCGGTCAGTGCGCCGAGATCTGGCCGCCCGCGATCGGGGCACCACAGGCCGCCGGGCCTCTCTCGGGTGCTCTGGGAACTGCCGCGCGTCCCGACGGGGCCACACAGGCGACCTACGACGGCCAGCCCCTCTACAGGTTCGCGAAGGACACCGCGCCGGGCCAGACCAGTGGCGACGGGGTCAAGGGCACCTGGCACGTGGTGAGGGTGGACACCGCCGACGAGTGA
- a CDS encoding enoyl-CoA hydratase yields the protein MMRRGRKTLVALDSGNWCFGRIVGRRRCESGVRVQLLQHDAGGKYPLFAVAESSVGDGFAL from the coding sequence ATGATGCGTCGCGGACGTAAGACGCTCGTTGCTCTCGACAGCGGCAACTGGTGCTTCGGCAGGATCGTCGGACGACGGCGTTGCGAGTCCGGTGTGCGCGTCCAACTCCTGCAGCACGACGCCGGCGGGAAGTACCCACTGTTCGCCGTCGCGGAATCGAGCGTGGGTGACGGCTTCGCCCTGTAA
- a CDS encoding sulfurtransferase has product MTLISAPDLAARLASGAVTRVLDVRWSLPEPDGRAAHAAGHVPGAVYVDLERELSDHAVADRGRHPLPSADDLQAALRRWGVDDGDTVVVYDDWNAAGSSRAWWVLRAAGLGDVRILDGGWSAWREASGRVETGEVTPPAGTISLARRDLYAGTLTESEAAALARSGRLLDARAPERFRGEVEPVDPVAGHIPGARNVPSTWVLAADGRFKSSEELRALFAEHGLDGTRPAGAYCGSGVTAAVVLAAAETAGLDITLFPGSWSQWSANPRNPIERGPAT; this is encoded by the coding sequence ATGACGTTGATCTCCGCACCGGACCTCGCCGCCCGACTGGCCTCGGGCGCAGTCACACGGGTCCTCGACGTCCGATGGTCGCTGCCCGAGCCCGACGGCCGCGCCGCCCACGCGGCCGGGCACGTCCCGGGCGCGGTCTACGTCGACCTCGAGCGAGAACTCAGTGACCATGCCGTCGCCGATCGGGGCCGCCATCCCCTGCCCTCCGCGGACGACCTGCAGGCGGCCCTGCGCCGGTGGGGCGTGGACGACGGCGACACGGTCGTCGTCTACGACGACTGGAACGCCGCCGGATCGTCGCGGGCGTGGTGGGTGCTGCGCGCCGCCGGGCTCGGCGATGTCCGGATCCTCGACGGCGGGTGGTCGGCGTGGCGGGAGGCGTCGGGTCGGGTGGAAACCGGGGAGGTGACACCGCCCGCCGGAACGATATCGCTCGCGCGTCGGGACCTGTATGCGGGCACCCTCACCGAGAGCGAGGCCGCGGCCCTCGCACGCTCGGGCCGGCTGCTGGATGCGCGTGCGCCCGAACGCTTCCGGGGCGAGGTCGAACCCGTCGATCCCGTGGCGGGGCACATCCCCGGGGCCCGCAACGTCCCGTCGACCTGGGTGCTGGCGGCCGACGGGCGGTTCAAGTCGAGCGAGGAACTGCGCGCACTGTTCGCCGAGCACGGCCTGGACGGAACGAGGCCAGCCGGCGCCTACTGCGGTTCCGGGGTGACCGCCGCCGTCGTCCTCGCCGCGGCCGAGACGGCCGGACTCGACATCACCCTGTTTCCCGGGTCGTGGTCGCAGTGGTCGGCGAACCCGCGCAATCCGATCGAACGCGGTCCGGCGACGTAA
- a CDS encoding class I SAM-dependent methyltransferase, whose amino-acid sequence MTVQFDEDFWNERYRSSHRVWSGNPNGGLVNEVSDLDPGTALDVGCGEGADAIWLAGRGWQVKALDLSIVAVERAAEHVASSGDDIAGRITWQQADLLEWDPGTDRYDLVTSQYVHLPSGPREALYDRLADFVAPGGTLLIVGHHPSDLDTHLQRPRHADLYFTPEDVVSRLDPKEWKIVTAAATSRTVEHDGHEVTIHDSVVRAQRLR is encoded by the coding sequence ATGACCGTGCAGTTCGACGAGGATTTCTGGAACGAGCGCTACCGATCGAGCCACCGTGTGTGGAGCGGGAACCCGAACGGCGGTCTCGTGAACGAGGTTTCGGACCTCGATCCCGGAACGGCACTCGACGTCGGCTGCGGCGAGGGCGCCGACGCGATCTGGCTGGCCGGCCGCGGATGGCAGGTGAAGGCCCTGGACCTGTCCATCGTGGCGGTCGAGCGCGCCGCCGAGCACGTAGCGAGCTCCGGCGACGACATCGCCGGCCGGATCACCTGGCAGCAGGCCGACCTGCTCGAATGGGATCCGGGCACCGACCGGTACGACCTCGTGACGTCGCAGTACGTGCACCTGCCCAGCGGTCCGCGCGAGGCGCTGTACGACCGCCTCGCCGACTTCGTCGCGCCGGGCGGCACCCTGCTGATCGTGGGACATCACCCGTCGGATCTGGATACCCACCTGCAGCGTCCACGCCACGCCGATCTGTACTTCACGCCGGAAGACGTTGTGTCCCGGCTCGATCCGAAGGAATGGAAGATCGTCACCGCGGCCGCGACGTCGCGCACCGTCGAGCACGACGGCCACGAGGTCACCATCCACGACAGCGTCGTCCGCGCGCAGCGCCTTCGCTGA
- a CDS encoding NAD(P)/FAD-dependent oxidoreductase → MSDGYDVVVVGGGAAGLEGALMLARSRRSVLVIDAGDPRNAPAEGVHGFLTRDGVPPAELARIGREEVRGYGGHIVDGTVADIRRDGSRFTVALADGRTVQARRVLVTTGLVDELPDVPGLRELWGHHVLHCPYCHGWEIADQPVGVLATGPMSVHQALMFRQWSDDVVLFQHTGPEPTADEHEQLAARGISVVPGHVQSLVTDDGRLTGVRLDDGTVVARRALVVAPRFVARVDALTSLGLETEVEPMSGGQFVPGDWSGLTKVPGVWVAGNVADAKLQVLGAAAGAAIAAVAINNDLIAEDTQLAVAEHRASESKGVDA, encoded by the coding sequence ATGTCGGACGGATACGACGTAGTAGTGGTCGGGGGCGGCGCGGCCGGGCTCGAGGGGGCGTTGATGCTGGCTCGGTCCCGCCGGAGCGTGCTGGTGATCGACGCGGGCGATCCGCGCAACGCGCCGGCAGAGGGGGTGCACGGTTTCCTGACCCGGGACGGCGTCCCGCCCGCCGAGCTGGCGAGGATCGGCCGGGAAGAGGTCCGCGGCTACGGCGGGCACATCGTGGACGGCACCGTCGCGGACATCCGCCGCGACGGGTCCCGGTTCACCGTGGCGCTCGCCGACGGCCGGACCGTGCAGGCGCGACGCGTACTGGTGACGACCGGGCTGGTCGACGAGCTGCCGGACGTCCCGGGCCTGCGGGAACTGTGGGGGCACCACGTGCTGCACTGCCCGTACTGCCACGGGTGGGAGATCGCCGATCAGCCGGTGGGCGTGCTGGCGACCGGACCGATGTCCGTGCACCAGGCGCTGATGTTCCGGCAGTGGAGCGACGACGTCGTCCTGTTCCAGCACACCGGCCCCGAGCCGACGGCCGACGAGCACGAGCAGCTCGCGGCGCGCGGCATCAGCGTCGTGCCCGGACACGTGCAGTCGCTGGTGACCGACGACGGACGCCTCACCGGGGTCCGTCTCGACGACGGCACCGTCGTCGCCCGTCGGGCGCTGGTCGTGGCGCCGCGGTTCGTGGCACGCGTCGACGCGCTCACCTCGCTGGGCCTCGAGACCGAGGTCGAGCCGATGAGTGGTGGCCAGTTCGTGCCGGGCGACTGGTCGGGACTGACGAAGGTGCCCGGGGTCTGGGTCGCGGGCAACGTCGCCGACGCCAAGCTGCAGGTGCTCGGGGCCGCGGCGGGCGCCGCGATCGCCGCCGTCGCCATCAACAACGATCTGATCGCCGAGGACACACAGCTTGCCGTCGCGGAACACCGCGCAAGCGAATCGAAGGGAGTGGACGCATGA
- a CDS encoding helix-turn-helix domain-containing protein, with protein MDDVEDMDRILGAVGPRLRDLRQQRAVTLADLSADTGISVSTLSRLESGQRKPNLELLLPLARAYGVPLDELVGAPPTGDPRIHMRPVTRGDKTIVPLTRRPGGIQAYKHVMPGVTGRQEPDPRVHEGYEWLYVLNGKLRLVLGDQDIVMLPGEAAEFDTRVPHWFGAADTNPVEFLGLFGRQGERAHIRARPARDETGE; from the coding sequence ATGGACGACGTCGAGGACATGGACCGGATTCTCGGGGCGGTGGGCCCGCGGTTGCGGGATCTACGGCAGCAGCGGGCGGTGACGCTGGCGGATCTGTCCGCGGACACCGGGATCTCGGTGAGCACGCTGTCGCGGCTCGAATCGGGTCAGCGCAAGCCGAACCTGGAACTGCTGTTGCCGCTGGCCAGGGCGTACGGGGTGCCGCTCGACGAGCTCGTCGGCGCACCACCGACCGGTGACCCGCGGATCCACATGCGTCCGGTCACCCGGGGGGACAAGACCATCGTGCCGCTCACCCGGCGACCGGGCGGAATCCAGGCGTACAAGCACGTCATGCCGGGCGTCACCGGCCGGCAGGAACCGGATCCGCGGGTGCACGAGGGCTACGAGTGGCTGTACGTCCTCAACGGGAAACTGCGACTGGTGCTCGGCGACCAGGACATCGTGATGCTCCCGGGCGAGGCGGCCGAGTTCGACACGCGCGTCCCGCACTGGTTCGGGGCCGCCGACACGAACCCCGTGGAGTTCCTGGGGCTCTTCGGGCGCCAGGGCGAACGCGCGCACATCCGGGCGCGTCCGGCGCGGGACGAAACGGGGGAGTGA